The DNA region GCTTGTACAATGAGTCTAAGGACGGATCTGTCGAGATCGACTTTCGCCAAGCTGTCACGCGATTCTCGCTGAACTTAAGTTTAACGTTGAACTACGGAACTCGAGTCTCGAATGTCAAGTCTCTGCATGATGACCCCTTGCTTGCAGAGATCCTCTACGTCGAATCCGAAATCTCAAAGTTTCGGGACACTTCCAAGAACTATGCCAACTACATCCCACTGCTAAGGTACTGGGAGCCCATTGCGTCGTTCCTGAGCCTGACCAGCACGCCAAAATCTCACGCAGCCGACATTGGGCGAAGACGACTTGAGTACAATGACGTCTTACTCAACAAGCTGAAGGATGAAGTTGAACGGGGTGAGGATAAACCTTGTATCCAAGGTGCCGTACTCAGGGAACCAGAGTCTGCAACATTGACTCGTGAAGAGTTGATCAGTGTGAGCCTGAGTATGATGGCAGTGGGTTCACCCTTCCGAAAACCCTTGATATTGGCTAATAACTCGAAGGGCGCTGATTCAAATCAGCCTACCATAGCATGGGCAATCCTCTTACTCGCTCATCGTCCAGATATCCAGGAAAAGGCATACCAGGCGATTAAAGAAGCGGACGTCTTGAATCTACCTTCAAACGCATATGCATCTTCGAAGGTGGAATACATCGATGCTTTGACAAAGGAAATTGCTCGATATTTCGTCGTCCTGAAGCTGGCTTTACCCAAGGCGACTTATACCGATGCGACCTGGGGGTCAGCCACGATTCCACCGAACACGCTTGTATTCTTAAACAGTTGGGCTTGTAACAGAGGTGAGATGCGGAAGCTAGTTATAAAAGAAATCATAGCTAACAATGAAAGACCCTGAACTTTTCACCGAGCCAGAAGTCTTTGCACCAGACCGCTGGCTTCCGGGCTCTTCAGACTACGCGGCTCACCAATTCGCATTCGGCATCGGTGGGAGAATGTGTGTAGCGTCACTTCTCGCCCATCGTGCTCTATATACAGTCTTTTTGCACCTTGTCGCCCGATTCCAGATATTTCCGGCCAATGGGACGActgatgaggagattgatCCGCTCAAAGGCTTGAAGGGTCGTTCTTTTGTAGCAACGCCGAGAGGTTTCCGGGCGAGATTTGTGCCTCGAGAAGGGCAGGAGTTGGAAACCTGGCTACGAAAGCCAGACGGGGATGCATAGATTATTTTCTGAAGTATATTAAATCAAGCCCTTGGGCTCCACGTAACCATCTATCACTCAGGTATATCAATACCCCATCGAGTATAAACTCATTGTGCCCGGTAACTCCTCTTGGAGGCGTCATTGATGCCAACAATAGTATCTCAGCCTATTCCACCACACTCCGATCACATAGTTACATCATTCTTCTCCAGATCTCTTCAACACACTTCTCACCTCTTTCACCAGTGGCTTTCCTCCACATCCTTTCCCCTGAGCTGACAGCTATTGCCTTCCTCATTGATCCTAACCTCTAGTCCCATCAGAACATCCACCTAGTCGGGTAAAATTGGTGGCTCAGGGGCGCTGGGAAGCTCACCCAGGGGGAGAGCCCCGTATGGCCAAAGTTTATTCCGGTTGCGTTGAACCTCAGTGATAGACTTGTTACTCGCATCCTTTTTGGGGTCATCTTCTCGCTTCACGGCAATCTTGAGCGTATACGGGGTTTCGTTGAGTTGCAGTACCAGCAATGCTGATGTCGGTGCTGTTTCCTCAAAGCAGCCTGGCGTCTTCGTTTCTGTATCTCTCTGATGCTCAAACGCTCTCCTCGCATACTCAGTCGCTCTCAATGTCCGCGACGGCCAGTCGAATACCGGACAGCTCGGCGCTGAGTATGTCTCCCTCGCTATAGCATCCTGCCTTGACGGCCATTCAGTTGATGGTTTTTGAGTTGCAACAGTCTTGCGAAATGCCACCTTCAGCTCCGAGGGCGTAATGTCTTCACCGACGGCAAAGGTTTGTTGATGCGGTGGGAGTGTGAGCTCGATAGATTCCAGCTCTGGCGGAGTCTGGTTGAACAAACAAAGCAAAACATCCGACTCTAACATTCGCTGCACCAAGATTGGGGCCTTGGGCATGCTTTCATCTTCACCTGTACTGTTTTCCCTTGCAAATGTTGCCTTCACCTTCAGGTCAGGGAACTGCACCAGCACTTGAGAGCGTAGCAGAAAGCCGTATTTGGGCATTTGCTGACAGTAGCCAAGCTTTTCGCGTGGCGTGGCCAGACAAGCATCGATGCTGTTCTTGAGTGCAGTTCGGGCGTAGTCACGATCTAGCTCACCCACCCAGTTGCTTCCCAGACTCAAAGCACCGTCTACCATGGCCCGCGTCCAGTTCTCATCAATGTAGAAGAAGCGAAGCGACTCAGGTGGCAGGTAAGGCGTGTCTGGAATAAGGTAGTGTGCCGGAATATGAGCAAGGTGCAATCTGTCAAGAACCCAGTTGTAGACTTGCTGGAAGTCGGTGTTGTTGGGTACCTCGTGGCTTTGGTAAGATGCGCCTTTCTCAGACACAACTTCTGGGACAGAATCTCTCTTCCAACGGTTTTTTGATGGAGTCGTTGATTGCTTGGCATGGAGATGATCGTTGATGTCGCCTAGCCCTGACACGAGGCGGCCAATGCCGGCCATCGCATCATCACGAGACTTGTACGCTCCCAGATGACGATCAACATCCTTCTTGCCCCCATCCACCGCCTTGCTCTGGATAAGGGCTCGGATGCGTGAGAGGGCAGCAGTAAAGGCAGCGTCGCCCAGCCCTAGACTTTTGCCAAGCTGCCAGGCCGAGGAATATGAGAGGTCCATGAGCGAAAGGTCCGGATCCAAGATTTGAAGATCAGAGCCAAGGTTGCTCTGAGGCTTGACGTTGTACTCGACTGGGGTCGGTACCAGAGGTCCACGGTAGATGGCGGCTGTCAGTTCGCCTATGACGGTTCTGTATCGCACGAGGGTATAGCCGTCTTGTTGCCGTTTTGCGATAACATCTTCTATTGAGGTGCGGCTCCCTGCACCCTTCGAATGTGAAGTTCCTTGCGTTGGTGTAGAGTGTAAAAGTTGAAGACCAGACTTGTCGAAAATTCTCTGTGCCGTCATCTCATTGGAGGAGCCTGCAGGAAGTGAAGTGTACGACCAGCTGTACAAGCTTGTCATGAGCACATGAGGCTTGACTTTGGTCATGTCAAGGTTCTCAAGGTTCTCGATAGACACGAGGTGAGCAAACATGGGCACAGGCACTGTCGTGTCGAGCGGACCGGTGCGGTGAGAGACAATGATGCTATACAGACTGGATTCGCCATCAACAGGCGATGTCATACCATCAGTAGCCACCTTTCGAACATGTGAGAGGTACTGAAATTGATCAACCTGACAGACCCCGTTCTCATCAGCAAAGAGCTGCCCAAACAGCTCCCCGGGGATGCAGATAGCTGCCGTGTTATCCTTGACTTCCCGGGCGTCTGGACTCATCATGAGGTTGGTTACGCTGTCATTGTCCCTCATACTGCTTTTTATATCGCCGATCTGAGCGACAGGAAAGCTGAAGCCTAGATTCTCGTTCGCCTCGACGCCAGAgaacttggtgatgcttTCAAGGATCGTCGGATCGACCTGAAGCTCTTCGGCTGTGAAGGTGATGAGAGCTACCCACGGAATACGTCCTTTCTGCTCATCAACTGTGGAAGTGGTGCTAGTCCTGCTTGTCGCCCACTTCCACGGGAAATCAGGATCCTTCAGGACGACATGAGGCAGCGTCTTGGGCAGCGCGCCGTGGCCCGGTGTTGGGGATACAAAGTCAAGGCTGGAGGCTGGTAGGCGAAAGTGAGGAGCGACAACTTCAAAGTCTCGTGATGATTCTGTCCCAACTTCCTTGACCCTCCTCTTGTCTTCCTTTGGAGCGGGCGTTGCATCGAGCTCTTGACTGACATTGATGGTGTGGGCGCCACCCTGTAGTGAGGGCTGGGAATGAGATCGAAACACGGCCTCGCCAGGAAGGAGGTCAGGAAGAGTCCCATTGATGAGACGTTCCTCGTGTCGAACAGTCAGATATCGATATGGGGGATCCATCTTGATGCCTTGGTGGAGGTTTATGTGTGTCGAATGTTGAGAGAAGTGGCGGAGAAGTTATATGGCTCACAGGTCTCTGGGTGCATCCCGTCAACGGTCAAAATCTTTATCGAACTCGAAATAGACGAGGAAGTGAATCTAGCGTGCGGTCTAGCCTTCACTAGACAACGCCACATCAGATAGTGCGAGCTGAACTTGGCGTGCTGCAGGCGCGTCTCAGAGACATTGCCGCTGAATGAGGCAATAGCTCCGTGACCCCAGTCCAGGTTCTTGATCTATTGATGCAATGTGCTTTGTCAGTACTCAAGATGGTTAAGACAAGACGCTCCAACTGGACCACCAAGTTCAGGTTGAACATTTGTCCATCTCTCAACCCCACGCAGCATCATCGCTCTACCATTTCGGTATCAATTGTCTTCATTTGCGAATTAGGCTTCCACATTGTCCACGGCAGCATCGCCAGGGATTTTGACACTTGTATCGACCTTCTCGTCATCTTTCACGCTCTCCACTTCACTACCAGAAGTGCCCTTGCCGTCGGTATGCGCTACACTATGGACATGTGGATCAGCTCGAGAACCTCGGCCATAGACCATTCTTCCGCCAGGGCATGTATTGCCCGCAGCGCCTTTGAACTCCACGCACACCATGGCGTTTTCATGGCCTCCAAAGCGTCAACACACGTGGCGAGGCCTCGCATAGCCTGCTGCCGATAGGGATTACTCTCTGGCTTCAGGTCTATAAGATGTATGGTAGCAGCTGTGAATGCTACATGCACAGTAACCATACCAGCGAAACGCTGCATGTATATTAGTTTAGATGAAATAAAATATTGGCGGGAATCAACGTACAAACGTATAATTCTGCTTGTATATTTCCAGCAGCTTTGATACCTCTGATGCCGCAGCACGGCAATCCCTCCTATGGGGGCTTTCCCAACAGACCGATGTTGGGTCACTCTCGGAGACATTTGGATATTGCTGCAGAAGTGGTCGATGTAGTAAGATTATGTTGACATGGTACTGCATGCTGTGACATCCAGATTAGTCATTGCATTGGTATAAATCTGCGCCTGAACTTGCTGGAGCTGGTAAATGTGGGCAGGAGCTAATGTCCGTAGCGTCGATGGCAGTCGGAGGTGGCTTGGTAGATTGACGTAGTATGCACGCAACTCAAGATCGGTTTTTCCAACGATGTTTTCAATGTCCTTTTGTGATAAACCGCTGTTTGGAGCATAACTAACGCGTGTTAACGGGAGAGGATGGGCAAGATGGAATTTGCGCACATTTGATCCATAGCCTCCGATGCTATCGATAAGCATTCTGCAATGAAATGTGCAGTCGAGACAGTACGGCTCTGTAATACTGGGAGTGAATTATCTTGCGTTAAGCCTGGAATTTGGACCCAGGCCTCATATTCAGCGTCATGATCTAAGCTTGGTTTAGGACAGGTAGACTGGGATTTCCTAGTACAACCGGGTCTGCCTAGCGCGATGGAGAAAAGCCTAAAACAGTCAGCCGTGATATGTATCCTCTAGATGGAATCGAAAGAGCTCACTTGTCAACGGTATAGCATCCCCACCATGTGACCTTTCTAACTtctgcttcatcttggctgaTAAGCCCGGAGGCAACCCATTGGGAACAATCGATATGGAGTCCTAGGCTCAGCGCCATGCGCGCCGCATTTCCTAGGATGAGTCAATGGTTTTTGAGCACAATAGACCTCATCGCAAGATTGACATTACCGCAGTATAGCCAACCCAACGCTTCTTGATTGTCTGACAAGGCTCTGATGGCCATCAACGCCGCTGCTTGGACTGTGGCAACAGTAGGCGCTTGGCTCTCGTATAGCAGTAATATCTTTGCCTGTTCAAAGAGGGCATATCCGGCAGTGCTGGGGTCGTCGGGGACCGCACGCAGTTCGCGACGATCCGAGTATCGAGAAGCAAGGGCAAAGATGGCTGAAAGAAGCGATGGAGTACAGTACCGGCCATAGGTCCTGCTATGAAAAGCTCTGGAGAAGGCTCCTTTATGAACGATGTAGTTCCAAGGATTCTGCCAGGTCCAGTAGAGTTCGAGCAAATGCTCCTGGAGCTCCGTCGACAGCGGCATGTCCTTCCCCAAGCACCCCACAGCGGCGAGGCCTTGTCGTTGCATTGAGACGGTAGATTCCATCGTGACAGAACCCAGACTGCCGTGTAAGAGATGGAAGTTACTTTGAGACCCAAAATAGTGCAACTGtccgtcatcaccaacattCAGGCGGCCCAGCAAGCCCGTCACCATAGATGTCAAGTCTCGGCCTTCTGATTGGTTCGCGTCACCGAAATGCATCGTTACGGCGGCTTCTTCGTTGTCGAGCGTACTCTTTGTCAGTTGCGCCTCATTCTGTGCGTCCAGTCGTTCCTCTAAGCAGCGTATGCGTGCTTCCAAAGCTTGAACATAACCCTTGCTTGGGGGCCTTTGTCCCGGTTAATTGCTGGGCGTTTCGTGGCCAAGATTGCAGAATCAACTAACTTGCGTTTGTTCTCGGTAAAATTGTACTCGCAGGCCACGCCTTTGGTTGTGCATGAGTTACAAATAGGCACTGTGCCATCGCACTACAAGACATGTTATCATGGAATGGCCAACCTGTGATGTGATGACCTACGCGTATCCGCTTTTTGCGGCAAGGTAGGCAAGCTACAGATACTCTctgcctcgaccttggctcGCAAGGCTGCGAGTAATCGGGCGGAGGTCGCTGTGCCGAAGACATAGAACTGTTTCTGTTCTCGTCAATAGTCCAGGGATGAATaattgatgatgatgtaAGGTGGGGTAGAGCATCAAGAATTTCTAGAGTTGGTATAAGCAGGCTCTAGCACGTGCGCTCCGGCTAGCCACTACCCGGAGTGTCACATAATCACCACTAGGTTTGTGCGAGTGGATACGAGGCTCATAACTTGGGGTCGCGTATCCGGTTTCACATCCAACTCGTCGCATCAAGGATTCCAATCCTAACGATATGAGATTAAATAGCTCTGCCCAAACACGTGGCTGTTCAATTTCTTTTGTTTAGATAACTCTCATCAATTGACTGGTGCTATCAATGGTCCCTGTAGAGCCAATTGTCTGACACGGAGTGTATGTGGTGCGGCATCTTCATCGGAGGCACCCGTGAATCATTCCTGAGAGCAGGTTTTCGCCATAGCAAGCCTAGTCCACCCTGATGCAGATCTTGCCAACGTGCTGTCCGCTAACCATGTATTCCAGAGCAGCGATAACTTCATCTCTCGTAAACCCAAACTCTTTCTCCACGGGAACCTTTAGGTTCTTGGATGCCACGAACCGTGCAACATCTTCCAAGTGCTGCTTAGATCCTACCATGATCCCGCGCACCACCGCTCCCTTGGACAAAGCAAGGGCTGCCACGTCAGGCATTTCCTCCTGCGGGCACGAAGAGAGAAAGCCAATCACGGCAATAGATCCGCCATAAGCCACCGCACTGATGCTCTGCTTGATGGTCCCGGCACCACCGTTCTCAAAGATAAAATCCGCACCGCGACCGCTGGTGATTCTGAGAACCTCTTGCGACCAATCAGGAGTCGATTGATAGTTGATGACGAAATCAGCGCCATAAGTCTCTTGGACATGTTTGAGTTTGGCATCTGACGAGGAAGTAATGATTGTGATGGCGccagctgccttggccaGCATGAGACCAGTGGTGGAAACACCTCCGGTG from Fusarium keratoplasticum isolate Fu6.1 chromosome 12, whole genome shotgun sequence includes:
- a CDS encoding NAD(P)-binding protein (NAD(P)-binding protein [Alternaria alternata]), with the protein product MATQKVFRLPKRTSIHDLEVNTEPVPEPASQEVLIRIRNVALNFRDFAVATGKYPFPVKDNVIPCSDLSGDVVSVGDRVEGFSKGDRVIASFDLNTLYGAMQDWHHSLGGCYDGVLRQFIALPSSALVKVPSDTQLSYAQLSALVCTGTTAWNALYGNVALKPGQTVLFLGTGGVSTTGLMLAKAAGAITIITSSSDAKLKHVQETYGADFVINYQSTPDWSQEVLRITSGRGADFIFENGGAGTIKQSISAVAYGGSIAVIGFLSSCPQEEMPDVAALALSKGAVVRGIMVGSKQHLEDVARFVASKNLKVPVEKEFGFTRDEVIAALEYMVSGQHVGKICIRVD